Part of the Triticum urartu cultivar G1812 chromosome 2, Tu2.1, whole genome shotgun sequence genome, ACCGACAGCACTCCTCTTCCTGGAGGGGCCTCTTCCGCAGCCGGTCTTGTGCGCCGGAGCGCCACAGGACTGATGGGCGTCAGGGGGGTCATGATGCTGACCGTGGCCGCGACGACCGCGACCGCGGACGGGATGGCAGACGGCGGGCGTGCTCCCTGGACCGTGGCTCCCGCAGCCGTTCGCCACCTCCGTCCCGGCGTACCACGTCAAGCGATGTCATCCACATCAGATCATCTTCAACCGCGGTGGACTGTCTGCGGCGGGCTGCCCCCTGCTTTGCGCCAACCCCGGTGCAGCCTTCGCTCACCATCGACTTGCCGGTGGGAACCCCAGAGCTGGAGCGCTCGCCCTCGCCCTCTATGGTGGCGGTCCTGGAACATGTTGTCTCCCCAGCTCCCTCTTTGGGGACGGCCACCCATGACTCCCCTGCTCTCACGCCACCCCCGGTGGCTGAGACAGAGCTGCAGTTTGGCACTGCGGGCGGCGACACACTGGAGGATGACGTGGCGACTCCCATCTTTGTCCCAAGCAGGCCGGCTTTGCTTCCCTCGTCGCCCTTCTCCTCGTCGCCTCGGCCCCCTGCTGCAAGACTCAAGACGTTGGTCGGAGTCACCGGCTTTCAGCTGAACCGTCACAGCCCAAGACTACATGCCAAGAACTGCAAGCTGCCCGTTGCGGCGATGGCCGAGAAGCTTCTTTGCCAACGCATGGGTATTGTTGACGAGGGAGAGCAGCTCACCGAGGCGGCCATCACCAAGTTTGTCCACATGTTTCATGGTCGTCTCCCAGACATCACCATTGCCACGCTTAGGGCCCTTTTCAACTTTGATTGCGACCTGATGTTGGCCGTCGAGAGTGCCCTGATTGAGCACGGTGGAGAAGGTGGCCCGGAGCTGGGCTCTCAGGAGGACGTGGGCGCTTCGGCTGCGACCTGATGTGTTGCTGGATGGTGTCGTGCTGCTGTAGTAATTAGTGAACCATGTTAGTTGAACCATGTACCTCTGAATCCTGTAGTTCTGCTCCCTCTACGCCTGTTTGCAACTGCAATCTGTTGCAGCAACCTGATGCCCTGGCGAGGCAATATGTCAACTCCTCATGTACGCCTGTTTGCTGCTTCGTGTTCTCGAAGTGGATGTTGGCCCTGGCGAAGCTGGTTATGTTGTTGTTTGTGCTACTATGTCCTGGTTCTGCCCTTGCAAGTTGCTGGCTGTACCTACATTGTTGTGTCAACGCCAAGATCAAGGATGTAGACCTAGTTTCCAAATGACAGAACACAACCTCACAATTCTGAATTGGAATGTCAGAGGTCTAAATTGCCCGAACCGTCGCTCCATCGTTCATGAAACGATTGTTGCTACTCCTTGCCACATCGATTGCTTACAAGAATCCAATATGGAGAATGTAGACTCCCTCACTGCTGCTCACATTGGAGGTCAGAGGCTCAAAATTTTTGCCCAACAATCGGTAGACGGTACCCGTGGTGGCATCCTTCTGCTATGGGATGAGGATGTGGTCCAGCTATCAAACGTGCATTTTGGGACCTACTACCTCTCGGCCTTCGTTACCCTGCGCTCCCAGACTGACAACTCCACCTCCTTCAAGCTGACCGCTGTCTACGGCCCTACCCGTGGCAATCTCAAGGACGCCTTCTTTGGCGAGCTTGTGTCCGAAAAGCCTCCCCCGGGCACCATGTGGCTGGTTACGGGTGACTTCAACCAAATCTATCGAGCAAGAGATAAGAATTGCGCAAATGCCAATCGCAGTCGCATTGTCCGTTTTAGAAACGCCCTGAACTCCTGTGAGTTAAAAGAGATCCATCTGCAAAACAAGAGATTCACGTGGAGCAACGGTCAAAGTGATCCTACATTAAGCAAACTTGATAGCTTCTTTTGCAATGAGGAATGGGACTTGGAGTTCGGTTCGCACATCTTGCATGCCCTTTCTTCCTCTCTGTCCGACCATTGTCCGCTCCTGCTTGCAAATGCGAATGGCCCAAAACGTTCCAAGTGCTTTCGTTTTGAGAACTTCTGGATTATTATGCCTTGGTTTCTGTCCACAGTCCAAGCGGCATGGAATGAAGACCATAACCATGTCGAGCCCTACCACATTCTCCATCACAAGCTCAAGAAAAGTAGTATCAGACTTAAATCTTGGAGTAGAACACTTTTCTCTAATGTCAAGGTCCAGCTCCATATGGCCCTGGAGGTCATCCTTCGCCTTGATATTGCGCATGAATCTAGATCCCTGAGCGCCGCCGAGCTTGATCTCCGAAAGAGGCTTAAGAGGCGTGTCGTTGGTCTGGCCGTGCTAGAGAAGGCTCAGAAACGGCAAATGTCAAGGATCACGAACATCAAAGAAGGAGACGCCAACACTAGATTCTTCCACCTCAGAGTCAATCGCAGAAGGAGAAAAAAATTCGTCCATCGCCTAAAACATAATGGTGGCTGGGTTACCAACCACGACCATAAGAAGGCCATCATTCACAGCCACTTCTCCTCTGTTATCAAGAAGGGCCCTCGGCGACAAAGGGACTTTAACTGGGAGGGCATTCTCGCCCCTGACTGTGACCTCAGTGACGTTGGATCCCCTTTCACTGAGGAGGAGGCTAGGCGTGCCGTGTTTGAGTCTCCATCTGATAAGGCTCCGGGACCTGATGGCTTTACGGGTGCTTTCTTCAAAGCATGTTGGGACATCATCAAGGTGGGTGTCATGGCTGCCATTGACCACTTCTCCAATCTGCATGCTTCAAACTTCCACTGGTTGAACTCGGCCAACATCGTGCTCATTCCGAAGAAAGATGGTGCGGAAGATATCTCTGACTTTCGGCCTATCAGTCTCATCCATGCCGTGGCCAAGCTCATTGTGAAGATGATGGCATCCCGCCTCGCAGTTCACATGGATGATCTTGTTTCGCCAGCCCAGAGCGCCTTTATCAAGAAGCGAAGCATCCACGACAACTTCACCTATGTGCGCAACCTTGCCAGAAGGTTCCACCGGAGCAAGACCCCCATGTTGCTCTTCAAACTTGACATCAAGAAGGCCTTTGATTCGGTTCGATGGGACTACTTATTGGACCTCCTGCAGCACCCTGGCTTCCCTGTGCGTTTCCGAGGCTGGGTTTCGGCACTCCTCTCCTCGGCCTCCTCGCGAGTTTTCCTTAATGGCATGACTGGTGATCCTATCCGTCATGGTAAAGGCCTGCGACAAGGGGATCCGATGTCCCCTTTACTCTTTCTGCTCGCCATCGACCCCCTACACCACATCCTTGACAAGGTCACAAGGCAAGGCAAACTTCAGCCACTCCGGGCCAACACCGCCACTCTCCGTGCCTCCCTTTATGCTGATGACGCTGTTGTTTTCATCAAGCCTATCAAGGAGGACGTTCACTACTTCTCTTCTGTCTTTGATGCTTTCGGGAAGGTCACGGGCCTGGTCACCAATTGCAATAAGAGTCTTGTGGCCCCCATCCGCTGTGCCGCTCACCCCTTTTCCCATTACATACCTCGGGCTGCCCCTCACGGTGTCAAGGCTCAAAGCAATACACTTCTTGCCCCTCGAAGATAAAGTTGCACGCAAACTTGCTCCTTGGATTGGGCATGTCATGGCTGCCCCTGGTAGGGCTGTCCTAGTTAAGGCGGTACTCACTTCCATCGCCATTTATAACATCACATCGCTTGTCCTACCGGTGGAGGTGCTCAAGAGGATTGATGCCTTGAGACGGGCCTTTCTATGGGCTAGCTGCGATAAGGTCACTGGAGGCAAGTGCAAGATCAATTGGGAGCGGGTCTGTCGACCGAAGATTATGGGCGGCCTTGGAATTCCGAACTTGTGGAAGTTTGCCACCGCGCTTCGCCTCCGCTGGCTTTGGTTCGAGTGGTCTGCTACACCCAAACCTTGGCTTGGGCTTGGCACCCCTTGCGACGAGGCTGATAGGGACCTTTTCGCGATAGTGAAGATTGGAGATGGCTCCAAAGCTCTCTTCTGGAAGTCCCCTTGGCTTAATGGGTTGAGGCCAATGGATATTGTTCCCAAAATATTTGATATCTCCAAAAGGAAAGACTGCTATGTACAAAAGGCCCTAAATGAAGACTTTTGGGTCACCCAGATCAACTTGACAGAAGGCATCTCTGCCGGGCATATCCAGGAGTTCGCCACTCTGTGGGAGAAGCTGGATGGGGTTATTCTTGATCACGACATGCAAGATACGATCACTTGGAAGTTCACGGACAACGGTACCTACTCCACTTCCTCAGCCTACAAGATGCAGTTCGAGGGGCATACCACCACGCCTCTGCTTAACACCGTTTGGAAGGTGTGGGCCACTCCTAAATGCAAGTTCTTTGCTTGGTTAGTCATCCACAACAGAGTTTGGACGGCGGATAGGCTACAACGGAGGGGGTGGCCAAATTGCGGCTTGTGCCCGTTCTGCAACCAGGTCCAGGAATCGGCGGCCCATCTTCTGTTCCAGTGCCGCTTTTCGATCGCCATCTGGAACACGATTAAGGCGAGGATTGGgcaactatgaacaatgtcaacGACTGGTGGACTAAGCTTTCCCTTGCGCGTTCGCCATCTCGGAAGGGAATGGCCTCGCTCCTTATGTTGGTCTCCTGGGAGCTATGGAAGGAGAGGAACGCTAGGGATTTTAGAGATACTTCTACGCCTTCGATTATTATCGTGGACAAGATCCTTGATGAGGCAAGCCTATGGGTTTCTGCGGGGGGCCAAGGGTTTAGATGTGATCCTGCCTCGTGAGTAGTTTTTCTTTTTCGCCACCATGTGGCTGCTGTATTCGGACCCTGTCTCCTCTTCTTCTTAACCAATGAAATGGCAAGTCTTTTGCCTGTTTCAAATAAAAGTGTAACACAACCTACCgtaggtactccctccgtttttttagtctgcatataaaaTTTGATCAAAGTCGAACTTTATTAACTTTAACTAAGTTTATAAAAAATCATCAagattcacaatatgaaatcaatattgtTATATGCATTATGAAATTGATTTTCGTAACATAAAACACTAGCATTGTAGATATTGAATTTTTTTTCTaaaaagttggtcaaactttacaaagtttgactttgttCAAATCTTAAATGCTgactaaaaagaaacggatgGAGTAAGTCCTACCGTCAGAGACTCTGGTAGTAGGTTGTGCTACCCTACTGCCAAAGCCAATGACAATACAAAAAAAGTCAGATCTTAATTTTTTTACAAATCAGGGTCTGATTTCGCTGAACTTTTCGAAAAGCATAAAAACAGTGAAACCGGCCTATCAGCGTATTTACGAGACCATCTGGTTTTTTCTCGACGTCGACGTCGACATGGACATTCTACAGACTCCTCTAATCCTCTCCGTTTGTATAAAGAAGAACTTGTGCCTAACCCCGTCGGCGTCACACATAACTCCGTCGTCGCCGTCGTTTTCGTTGGGGCCCACGTTATCCATCGAGCCAACCACCGCTTCACACCCGGGCACGCTGGAACCCTCTCCCTTGGTCCATGGTTAGCCCCATACCGCGCACCGGACCATGGTTTGCAAGCCGCCAGTGCACCAATAACAGGGTTGCCGTGCTCCCTTCGCCCATATATGCCCACGCTCCCGCTTCGCAGCTGCACTGATCTCACCCACCTCTTCCCCCCGCCAAGAGCAGCAACGAACTACGAATTCTAGCTCTGAAGCAGCTCAAGATCGGGCTTGCTAGAAGAAGCCATTCCGAGTCTTTTCCCAACCATACAGGCTACAGGCCTACAGCAATACCATGGCGGCATCAGTAGCCTGCGCCTTCTTCTTCGAGGCCGAGCCGGTGGGCGAGCCCGGCATGCCGGCGCTAGACGCGTGCGCGCTCTGTGCCAAGCGGCTGGTGCGCGACAGCGACGTCTTCATGTACAGAGGGGACACGCCCTTCTGCAGCGAGGAGTGCCGCCACGAGCAGATGCAGCTCGACGCCGTCTCCGCCAGGCAGGCCGCCCGGAGGCTGCAGCGGTTCTCGGCGGGAGCAGAGTCCGGGCGTGCACGCCATGGGGTGTCCGTCTCGAGCTAACCAGCGAGAGTGCCAAGCGACATACAGTACGTGCCTGACAACGAAAGGTTATTATGCTTGAGCCAACCTGATCTCCGTGCACCAAGCCGCTGGTGTCCGTGGCTAGCTGATCGATCAGCGCGAGGTCGAGGAGACTTGCCTTGCTTGAAGAAGCAAGGGGCGAGCGAGTCACCGGAGTCGCTCACGGCAGGCCGGCGCTGCATGTGCTGCCGGTCAAGTGATTTGGGCATAAACGCAGCGGAAAAGGGGCTGGATTGAATCTGAAGAAAGTGAAGCAAACAAGATTCCCCGCGGCTTAACTTTGAGGCGGTCATGTCTGACCCtcagttttttcttttttttctgcGTTATTGTCACCTCTGTATAAGCTCATTTGAGATGGCACTCTCGCTCGGTACATTCTCAAGCGAATCGACATACAACATGCCTTGTGCAATCCTCTTTCTGTTCGTGAAGAATCATGCTAATGGGATTTTGCAAGTGTACACATAGTTAATTAAGACCCGGTTAGCTTGATGGAGATTTAAAAAACTAAACCATTTGGATGTTTACCGCACTATTTGAAGTTGCAAAATAGTTCAAGATTTGGGGTGTCAAATCTGGAATACTAAAATCCGAGAGCTAAACTCGGTCGATAAAAACTAAACGGAATGAATATGCACACGACACTATGTGCCCGATGTGCAGCCGATAAATAATTTGCACCGTCAGATGCTTTAGGGACCAAAATACTGATGGCTGGATGGGAAACGTCGTCTGCATGTCGTCTAAAAATATCCGCTGTATAGCAGTGCTCAAAACTAAAAGGAAAAGCTTTTCCTCAACCGTCTGGAAACAAAAAACGAAGCATCGACAACGAGCCACGTGGTGCCATGGGCCTCACACACCGTTCTCTCTTTATCTCCACCTGACCGATTATATCCACATGTTGACTTTACTTTAAGCCACCGTCTAGCTTCTCGACTCCGCCCATGTCCTCCCTTCAGCAAGCCACCATGGTTCCTCCGTCACAACAAGCCATTTGTATCCAAGGAGACACGACGAGACTAAGCGGGCAACACGTCGGCTATGTTGCAAAGCTCCCAGACGTAACATGGCTCATGTTGGAAAGCTTCGAGGTCTAACATGATCCATATTGCAAACCTTGTCAACTGACCAGAGCTTCGAGGTCAACATGATCCATGTTGAAAATCTTATCAACGGGATCGGACTGAGTACAACATGAACCATGTGTGAACCTCCGAGCACAACATGACCCATGTTGCAAATCTCGTCAGCTAGATCGAACGATTGTCTCAAGGTGAATCCAATGGCACACAACCCAACAAATCTTTTCAAAAGATCAGTCAACTGATGCTAGTATTGGACAAAAGTAAAACTGTCTTGAACAACTGAGCATCAAGAAGACAACGCCTACGGTCCACTATTGGCTCTAGCTGGGAATTCCATCTCCCTGGATGGCTGGAATTATGTGGTTTTGCGTACATGTAGGGTGGGGCTACGGAAATTGTTTTTGGTCCCTGAGGCTTTATGGCACATGTTTTTGGAAATTCAAAAAATTGGTTTTTTTGTAATTTTCAAAAGGATCTAACAAACACACACATATGTGTGCGCTACTTGTTTGTGGAATTTCATGACGAGGTATGTTTCGATATGAGCTACACATGAAAAATATGTATTTCTTTAGTGAAGAGTATCCATTGTAAAACTGCATGATTTTTTATGTAGCTCACATCACGATGTATTTCATAATAAGTTTTTACATACTTGCACTACATCACCAATTGCGTGTGTATTTTTTGAGATGTTTCTGAAACTTGAAAGGTCGTTTTTTTTTTACTATTTTGCAAATTCCAGGCTCAGTGGAGTTGGAAGAGAAAAATACACGCTCTTCTGGCTCACCCGATGTTTCTTGTTTATTTTTGAGAAAATCCCATGTTTCTTGATAGACCCAGACATTCGACACATCCGCATTTGACTTGATCTTTATGTCGGAGTATTTTCTGGAAGATCCCTAGATAGGGaactctagacacacaagttgatcggACAGGAAACAAGGGAGAGTTTACCAAGCTTCAGGGCCTCGTGGAAGAGGTAAAACCATACTCATGCTCGTGCGTTTTTCCTGTGTATAAGGGTTGCAACGACCAAGAAATTGAGCAATAACTGTATGGTTATGTATGTTGGCATCTAGCCTACCCCGACTTATATGGGTACCGAGGTCTAGGGTTACACGATCCTGGTCGGGTTGGAGGTATCATCTAGGATGCCGGACATCTTGACTTGTACTCCAAATCTTCCGGATCCGCCTTGCTGTAAGGCCATGGACCGGGTTAGCCAGCCCATGTCATAACGTACCTAGGCCCCCCAGACCGGCCTACTCGGGTCGTCTTCTGGTAAGATGAGGCACCCCTGGGCCGTAATAGCGTCACCGAGCCCTTGGCCGACCTACTCGGGCCGGCTTCTGGTAAGATGAGGCACCCCTAGGCTTTAATAGCGCCACCTAATTTTTTTCTTAAGAAAAGGGTCCGCGTGTAGCCGAGTCATTTTAAACCAACATAAACAGGTCAAGTGTGAGCCAGGTCTAACTCACCCCCAAACAGATATAGCCATTTTCTTATTTGGTTATTTTCGGGAATACCGTATTTGTGTCAAGCTAAACGATTTTGTAACATATTATATACGATAATCATACATTATCTACACTGAAAAGAGCTGAAACACACTTTATGTTCTAGAACAGGTGGATTATAGCTTTACTTATAAAATACAAAAACAATTGATAATGAAGAGAGGAGACATTTTTTCTCAAAAGTGAAAGAGAGATGAGATTTTTTCCTGTTCATATGGGACAAAACATTTCAGATAGATTCATATGAATAATCATAGCTTTCCTTGTAGTAGAAGCAGAACTTTATTAAACTAGCCAAGACCTTTAAATGTCACTTTGATCCACATGACTTTCAAAATGTAGGAAAAGGGAAAACATATATTAGATTGAAATGTCATGTCAATCCTAATCTTACAGAAATTTAGTTTTTGTGAAAGCATAATATAATTGACGAAAATGAACTAATGATTCCACTAATTGAAGATTAGGGTATCAAACCCCTCTGTACAAAGGCAATAATTTAGGCGGGCGGTGACGGTTGCTAAACTACACAATTAAATTAAGTATTGATTACATTATTAGGATCGAATTAATCCTTAACACTCCCCCTACTCTATGCTTGACTATGAATATGCATCATCGTGGTAGAATCCTCCTAATATATGTTTACTCTTGGGAATGTTCATCTCTTCATCATTAGGACTTATTTGCATCATCTTGAGAGTCTCCTCTATAAACCCTGTGGGAAAAATATGACGAAAATTTGACACATATGTTGATAAAACTCATTTAAACCCAGTAGGAAAAATAATGAGAAGAAAACGATGCAAAATATAATGATTATTGTCTTCTTGGTAACTCAAATGAAAAAAACCTTTGAGCATGGAGAAAAGTCATTGGTGAGTTTGGAGAATAATAAATATGATTTTTATATATTCCTTTAGAAAACCCGATGGAGAAATCTTGAAAGTGTCGCATATGTTCTTGAAAATATATTTGCCTTATTAAAAACTATTATGAGAAATTTTGACAGAAAACTCATAAGGGAAAAGACTGATATCTGATATGCCATTGAAAACTCCTTTAAAACTCAATGGGGGGAAATATAAGGAGAAATTGATATGAAATATGTGAACACTTGTATCTATATTGTCTCATAATTAACCTTTTATGAGAAATCATTATGTAAACACTCATGAACGAAAAAAGAGTATAATATATGCAACTTGATGATAGTTAATAGGTTATACAGTAGGAGTTTACTCCCCTTAAACTTTGCAAATTTTAAGATTGTCTCATACCAATTCCACGGATATGATTATGTAATGTAAAAGTTGGTATTGACATTGTGAATAATTCATTGGATTTTCAAAGTATTTTGTTTGCAAAACCGTTTCCACTCTTTCCAATAATTATTGTGGATAAAATAACTTATGTGCAATTTGTCTATGATATTACTCTTCATACATCCCAAATGTATTTTAATGATACAAGTGATATTATCTTAACAGATAACAATATAGGCTTCAAATGAATCTTAACCACATGATATTGAGTGTGGTCAATCATTTTGCTAAGACATGCATATTTTGCAATGCTACGGATAAAACAATTATGTTAGAATGATAAGTGAAAGTAGTTTTTAAAGTCTATTTAGATGACTTTCATAAGAAGGATATTCCAGCAAATTCAGCCATTGATATGGCATTGTTGAGATCAAATAAGTAGCCAATATCATTATATCATATCACAGTCATATCATGATTTTCATGATAGTATTAATTAAGACACTTTGTGAATTtgatattgaaggaaatatgccctagaggcaataataaagttattatttatttccttatatatcatgataaaagtttattattcatgctagaattgtattaaaccggaaacatgatacatgtgtgaatacatagacaaacagagtgtcactagtatacctctactagactagcttgttaatcaaagatggttatgtttcctaaccatggacaaagagttgtcatttgattaataggatcacatcattagttgaatgatctgattgacatgacccattccattagcttagcacccgatcgtttagtatgttgctattgctttcttcatgacttatacatgttcctatgactatgagattatgcaactcccgtttgccagaggaacactttgtgtgctaccaaacgtcacaacgcaactgggtgattataaaggagctctacaggtgtctccaaaggaacatgttgggttggcgtatttcgagattaggatttgtcactccgattgtcggagaggtatctctgggccctctcggtaatgcacatcacttaagccttgcaagcattgcaactaatgagttagttgcgggatgatgtattacagaacgagtaaagagacttgccggtaacgagattgaactaggtatgggataccgacgatcgaatcccgggcaagtaacatactgatgacaaagggaacaacgtatgttgttatgcgatctgaccgataaagatcttcgtagaatatgtaggagccaatatgagcatccaggttccgctattggttattgaccggagacgtgtctcggtcatgtctacattgttctcgaacccgtagggtcggcacgcttaaggttacgatgacagttatattatgagtttatgcattttgatgtaccgaaggttgttcggagtcccggatgtgatcacggacatgacgaggagtctcgaaatggtcgagacataaagattgatatattggaagcctatgtttggataacggaagtgttccgggtgaaatcgggattttaccggagtaccgggaggttaccggaaccccccgggaggtatatgggccttagtgggccttagtggaagaagagaagaggcagccagtgctgggccgcgcgcccctcaacccctagtccgaataggacaaggagagagggggccggcgccccctccttctctctctctcttttcccacctcacgaatcctattccaactaggaaaggggggagtcctactcccagatggagtaggactcctcctggcgcgcctctcctggcctgccggcccccctcccttgaacctttatatacggaggcaggggcaccccctagagacacaagttgatccacgtgatcatattgttagccgtgtgcggtgcccccttccaccatagtcctcgataatattgtagcggtgcttaggcgaagccctgcgatagtagtgcatcaagatcgtcaccacgccgtcgtgctgacggaactcttccccgacactttgctggatcggagtccggggatcgtcatcgagctgaacgtgtgctagaactcagaggtgccgtagtttcagtgcttgatcggtcgggccgtggagacgtacgactacatcaaccaaacgcttccgttgtcgatctacaagggtacgtagatcacactctccccctctcgttgctatgcatcaccatgatcttgcgtgtgcgtaggaatttttttgaaattactacgaaacccaacagatATGTGCGAGGACAACCCTTACATCAACCATATACCTTTGTTAAGAGTTTACACTCTGAATGAATTTATTGCAAATATAGTTTTAGGCCTGACATAGTTTGCAATTATACAAGTGCTTTGGTGCTAGTAAGATATGGAACTTTAGGTCCTAATATCACTTAATTATCACCCAAGGTTTGAATGGATTTGTATCCCTATGAGGGATAATTTGACCATAGTTGTCTTTGACTGATATAATatatccatattgaacttctcaTGTATGATTTGGATATATGTAGACTCGTATATATATGCATTCTTAGGGGAATGCTCTAGTTCTGAACTTATGTAAAATTTGCTTGAACCCAAACTTTCAT contains:
- the LOC125539666 gene encoding FCS-Like Zinc finger 2-like, which produces MAASVACAFFFEAEPVGEPGMPALDACALCAKRLVRDSDVFMYRGDTPFCSEECRHEQMQLDAVSARQAARRLQRFSAGAESGRARHGVSVSS